CTACCTGTGTGTCTGGCTCCACCAGTCTTTCTGTCtacttgtctctctccgtctgtgtGACTCTCTTAGTCTGCCTGTCTGGGTCTCTCGGCGTTTATCCaggtgcgtctctcttcctctcttcctgtgtACAACTCTCAGACAAATGGCGTCGCGTGACGAGTTCGATCTTGAGTGCGTGCAGTTAGAGTGGAGTACATGGAGTTAAAGGGGAGTGCATGGAGTCAGAGTGCATTTTTCCTCTGCAGGCTTCATCGGTCTAGGAGTCATGGGCCGGTCCATGGCATCCCATCTCGTCCGCGCAGGCTATACAGTGAAGGTGTTCAAGTGAGGAAGGCGCCGTTTCACGATCTCAGAGGCTAAACATCAAACCGTTTTAACGCGAAAAAGCAccatttcctcttctctcgtctcgaaAATCGTTGactcttcgcctctgtgcTTCTCCCTCCACCGACCGCCTTAGGCgtccctcctcgtctccttcattctacctttttcgtctccctaTCCCCTATGCCATCCTCTTCTCCATTGCTCTAAACACGTTactctcttttcctccgtcACCTTAAAtctcccctgtcttctcctgatatcgtcttctctgttcgccttctgtctcccctccatCCGCATCTCGActcccttctcgtctttctttctatCTCCCTCTCGTGTCTGCACTCTACGCCTTTCCTTCTGAGATCTTTTCCTGgagttcttcttttccttctccaccaTTGTGGCAGCCGGACTCTGGAGAAATGCAGGCCTCTCGAAGCCCTTGGCGCCGTCGTGGCGAGAAGCTacagagaagcggcggaaGGCAGCGACGTCGTCATGAGCATCGTCGGCCATCCAGAGGATGTCGAACAAGTTTACtgtccgtctgtctcctttccaaatgaaaacagagaatgcgagaaTGCGTGCATCTCGTCTTAACACACATATGACTACATAGAGATTTACTTCTAAATGCGTACACCTGTTGAGCTGGGCTCGTCATAATACATAGATACACCTGGGTGTCTACATAGGAATATCTGGCTCTGtatggacatatatatatatatatatatatatatgtatttgtacatctatgtatgtatttgaTTGTATATGGAAGCGAACAAGAGAAGCATGGAGGAAGGCAAAGATAACAAGAGAGAATGCGGCGTACAGGGAacaaaagagagggagaaaaaccgaGCCAGAGAACAAAGCGAGGgggaggaaaacagaagagaacacaagaaaaacgacacggcttttctgttgtgtgtttgtgtctttcaGTGGGCGGTGAGGGCGTTCTAGAGGTTCTGCGAGAGGGCGCCGTCATCGTGGACATGACGACCAGCACTCCGCGTCTGGCTGAGAAGCTCCACGAAGCcgcaagaaagaaaagagttttttctctggatgCGCCAGTTTCCGGAGGTTCGCATGGGCCAGGCGCTTTAGCTTGCCTTCAAGAACACAGACAACTGCGTGTATGAACCTAAACTCTATACACATCGATATGTAAAGGCTCATAGAAAAGGGTATTCGTGAACGTACAATCTACAGATACAGACATGGAGCTTCGTATCAACGCACGTATAGGCGTAGActtcgcatgcatcgaaATACCTTTTGTCATATGCAAATATGAGTATGCATGTGCGGTGAAGAGTCACATGTGTGCATCTTTCGATgcgtcgatgcatgcattgaAGTACGGCGAAGTACACATGTAAGAATTTGTGTGGGACGAAAGCTGCCCACATAGaaagtatacatatacatacatataaatacatatatacttatatacatatatatacacatatgtgcGGGTGGCTTGATGTGACTGCGTTTCGTTTGTGTATCGATGTCGGCTGCAAAGGAAACTGAAAGGAGTTTTGTGCAGGAGCCTGAAAGCGACGGCAATCTCGTCTGTGTCCTGTCGCTCCTGAGGCGTTTCAGCCGGTAGAATGCGTTTGTGCCACCCTGGTGTAGttgtttcgctttcttcgtgtttccatttttctttctcttcgtgctttcatttctcttctttccttaTTCGCCGTCTACACACGTTCCACTGCTTTTCGTTTTTAGGAGACGTCGGAGCTCGCGAGGCGCGTCTGTCGATCATGGCGGGCGGAGACAAGGAGGCCTTCGTCGcagtttcgcctctctttgaGGTCTTAGGAAACCAGCTTACTTTCTGCGGAGGACCCGGCACAGGTTTGCGGAGACAGTTTTTGTGGCTCAAAGCTCTTGATTTCTCTCCTCACCCGcgctgtctttcttctggagACACGTTGCTGTAGACCTCTGCATGCTCGCGTTGcatgcctctctgtgttttccttccttctcgccttctcgcctctgcggctgttcttctctttcttccctctcttcctcttctctctctcctctcttttgtctccgctgtcgttctctgttgatctctgtttttctttgttctcccGATGGTTGTtatgttctctctgtttgccaGCTCCACAGGCGATTCTTCGTGGTTTTTTCGCCGGATTGGAGAGGGAGGGAAAATTTGTTTCGAGCCGCCTGCGAACCATttggactgcatgcatgcagggcaACACACGAAAATGACAAATCAGATTTTAATCGCCACCAACATGATTGGGGTGGTCGAGGGTGAGTCTTCAAGTTTTTCATCCTTTTTCGCTTCATCATTCTCGCTGtatttctgccttttctctctctcgccgacctctgctttccttcctacagtctcttccccttctccccttccaCTCAGTGCGTatgctcttctcctttgtctcttcaccctctttcttttcttctgtctgttcatctcgtcttctctccagtatctctctcttcttttcctttcctcttttccttttctcttctccgcccGGTGCTCCGTTCTCCGGATCCCTGTACTCGAGTCCTTGACTGCTCGGTTGCCGTACGTTTTGCCTGCAAGCGCGAACGCTGCATTTCCGCTTGTAGAGAAACTGACTTTCCTCGTTtgtcgtctttctgtctttctctcagcCCTCTTGTACGCACGTCGCATGGGTCTGGATGTCGAAAAAACTCTCGCTGCAGTCTCCACAGGCGCTGCAGGAAGCTGGTAAAACAAAAACAAAAGCCGTTATGATTACTACTCCGCAGTTGCCCCTGTAGACATGTAAACGTCTACGTGAATGTATTCAGTGTACATGTCTCTCTACACACCTATACGTGTTTATCTGTATGAGTCTGAATTTATGGAATATATTTGTAGATAACACCCATATTCATTTGCATATGCTCATATATATAAGTGTGGTTCATGCTTGAATTTATGTGCACACGTAGTATGTGCAAGAGCATATAAATATACTTCGTTCTTCATATGTAGCTTTGTGGACTTACAAGTAGAGAAGAGTGGATTATCAATATCCTGGCCTATTCTGTCGTGAGGCCTGTGCTTTCCTCAAATTTTTTTCGGACAGAAGCGTTTGTTTGGAGACGCTGTATGGCAGTGCGGGCTCGGCGAGTCGATGGAGCTTACGGCGTCTGCgaactctttttctccgctgtttTCGCCGatggttttctttttcttctctccgccttttCCGTTGCAGGTCTCTGTCGAACTACGCACCTCGAATTCTGAAAGGAGATTTTGAGCCGGGATTTTTTGTAGAGCACTTCGTGAAAGACATGCAGATTGCCCTCACGGAGGCCCGCCACGCGAACCTCGCTCTGCCaggtgtgcatgcgcgaactGCACGCGAAGTCTTGAAACAGCTAGTGCTGCATGACCATCGATGTTTTCGTGTGTCGCGCGTTGCTTCAAGAAGATTTGGATCGACCGATGTAGGCACAACAGTGCACCAACTGTGACACATACGCGTGATCAGAGAGTCTCTAGGTTTTCCGACAGAGAGGATGATGTGATGTACAGCGACAGAGGGAGTTAGGGAATACGCAGGCAGTCtggcagacacagacaggcAGATGAGTCAATAGAGAGATGTGCTCAGAGAGACAGGTTGACTCAGGGAGGCAGCGAAATAGACGACTACGTACTGAGAGCTAGAAATCGATGGTAAGAACCTAGTCGGAGACGTAGACCTGAACAGATCTAGCGAAGCAGATGAACATGCATGTAACAGTGCATGAACTGTGCTTTGGTGCTCAGGCCTAGCCTTGGCGCACCAGCTGTACATGTCGGTGATGGCGCTCGGCTTCGGGAAGAAGGGCATCCAGGCCCTCCAGCTCGCTCTGGATAACATGAACAATCTGAGAGACAAAAGTTAATTTTTCGAGCGTGTAACAGATCGCAGGTGTCTCCACCGTCTCAGCTTGTGTGCAAAACACAGCAACGCACGCGAAGAGAATGCGCGTGAATCACATGCAAATATCGTCATGTACAGAGATCTATACTTTTGCTTGTAGATGTATCCATCTCCTCGTGTGTGCATCAATCGAGACACAGGGGTACACATCAATATAAaaatattcatatatatatatatatatttatttatatgtgtgtatatacatgtgtgttTATATCGATTTCTGTGTGTAGGCATATGCAAGATACACACGCGCGTATGCATCTGAGTCGATATGGACGTCTACATGAACTGCAAAGAAAATATAAGCAAATGCAAGAATGAAGAGAATGAGTTTGCGAGTAACATTTTCCAAGAGAGTCAGATTTCCGGACTCGCAAGAATGACTGTCGTTCATCAGAAATTTCCAGCTGTTTctggaagcagaaacgcggtgcgtctctcccgcaCATGGAACACACTCTGAAGCTGTCGCCGCCtacgcatgcgttttttttgAGCTTCTTAGAGACAGGGGATAGCTTGACAGAACAATCATTCAGAGGCAGACGATTGCTCGACCAAGCAAAAGATTTGGGACACAAAGAGAGGCTTCCTCGTCGCTAATAAGAAACGAAGTGGCCAGATGAAGACACAAACAGTTCATGTGTGACATCCAGCGACGGCCTTACAGACACAAGGAAAAAGAGTGTTGAGGCGGATCAGAGaggaatatatatatatatatatatatatctgagatagagagaaagaggaaacatgTAGAGAGAGGCATTGGagaatgtatatatatatatatatatatatatatatatatttgtccGGTAGAGACAAGTAGAggtagatatatgtatatgtactGTATATATGTCGTATATCTAGAGAAAAGCGGATAGAGATAGAAAGGAATATCCGTTTTTCAGACATATAGAGAGCcgggtggagagagatgggCAAGAGAGGTAGAAATGTGACAtcagacagagacggagagctGGACAGacaagtcgagagagagagagatggacatagagacgaagagagaccaCGACAACACTCTATTGAGAGTTCCTGGGCGCCAGAGAGGTAGAGGGAAGGCGATGTTAAGACGAGGTGTTTTCAATTAGTTCGAAGGAAAGCCTTTTTCtagagatgcatgcagtttggAATTACAGCGCTAAAGCGTCACCCTCCTCCTCCGTAGTTCAAccttctctggagaggaagacgttGTGAGATTCGAAAGaattctcctctctgtctcatcacacgcagagaagagaagaaacggcgaAGCCGGAAGACTTACTTCACTTCAACTTTAGAAACCAGAAGTGGATGGCTGCTTTTCGTCAACACAAAGGGCAGTCGCACATTGCCCTCCTTCTCCGTAGATCTACCTACACCGA
This genomic interval from Toxoplasma gondii ME49 chromosome VIIb, whole genome shotgun sequence contains the following:
- a CDS encoding 3-hydroxyisobutyrate dehydrogenase (encoded by transcript TGME49_263430) — encoded protein: MARCGTWSVDDRQAALAALVDCVPGKTQIGFIGLGVMGRSMASHLVRAGYTVKVFNRTLEKCRPLEALGAVVARSYREAAEGSDVVMSIVGHPEDVEQVYLGGEGVLEVLREGAVIVDMTTSTPRLAEKLHEAARKKRVFSLDAPVSGGDVGAREARLSIMAGGDKEAFVAVSPLFEVLGNQLTFCGGPGTGQHTKMTNQILIATNMIGVVEALLYARRMGLDVEKTLAAVSTGAAGSWSLSNYAPRILKGDFEPGFFVEHFVKDMQIALTEARHANLALPGLALAHQLYMSVMALGFGKKGIQALQLALDNMNNLRDKS